The Triticum aestivum cultivar Chinese Spring chromosome 7B, IWGSC CS RefSeq v2.1, whole genome shotgun sequence genome window below encodes:
- the LOC123156767 gene encoding probable serine/threonine-protein kinase PIX13 produces MGNCASAMEGLIPWGWGAKPAGMSASKRTTSSSTTATTGKLSTVSTSTFMASTVSGGSTDDCYEEEGGHILESPNLRIFTFAELRGACRNFKPETVLGEGGFGKVYKGWIDVNPAKGSTAMVVAVKKLNPESVQGMEQWQSEVNFLGRISHPNLVKLLGYCMEDNELLLVYEFMAKGSLENHLFRRGAIYEPLPWSLRLKILIGAARGLAFLHSSERQIIYRDFKASNILLDSHFNAKLSDFGLAKHGPDDGESHVTTRVMGTYGYAAPEYVSTGHLYVKSDVYGFGVVLLEMLCGLRALDPSRPSEKLNLVNWAKPLLSDRRRLTQLMDSRLEGQYHARGAFRAAQLTLKCLAGEPKSRPSMKEVVEALEQIEAMKSKSKSREARRDSPSMPRGRGNSPRSDGARTNSRGR; encoded by the exons ATGGGGAACTGCGCCAGCGCCATGGAGGGCCTCATCCCGTGGGGCTGGGGCGCCAAGCCCGCAG GGATGTCTGCGTCGAAGAGGACCAcgagctcctccaccaccgccacaACGGGGAAGCTGTCGACGGTCAGCACCAGCACATTCATGGCGTCGACGGTCAGCGGGGGCAGCACCGACGACTGCTACGAGGAGGAGGGGGGCCACATCCTCGAGTCCCCGAACCTCCGGATCTTCACCTTCGCCGAGCTCAGGGGCGCCTGCAGGAACTTCAAGCCCGAGACGGTGCTCGGCGAGGGCGGCTTCGGGAAGGTCTACAAGGGGTGGATCGACGTGAACCCCGCCAAGGGCAGCACCGCCATGGTCGTCGCCGTCAAGAAGCTCAACCCCGAGAGCGTGCAGGGGATGGAGCAATGGCAG TCTGAAGTGAATTTCCTCGGGAGGATTTCGCACCCCAACCTCGTCAAACTGTTGGGCTACTGCATGGAGGACAACGAGCTACTACTCGTGTACGAGTTCATGGCCAAGGGGAGCTTGGAGAACCACCTCTTCAGAA GAGGGGCCATCTATGAGCCACTGCCTTGGAGCCTCAGGCTGAAGATTCTCATCGGTGCAGCCCGTGGCCTCGCCTTCCTTCATTCGTCCGAAAGGCAGATTATCTACCGGGACTTCAAAGCTTCCAACATCCTATTAGATTCA CACTTCAACGCGAAGCTCTCAGATTTTGGATTGGCCAAGCATGGCCCAGATGATGGGGAGTCTCATGTGACAACACGAGTCATGGGCACGTATGGGTATGCCGCTCCGGAGTATGTTTCTACCG GCCACCTGTATGTGAAGAGTGACGTGTACGGCTTCGGCGTCGTGCTGCTCGAGATGCTCTGTGGCCTGAGGGCGCTGGACCCGAGCCGCCCCAGCGAGAAGCTCAACCTGGTGAACTGGGCGAAGCCGCTCCTGTCGGACCGGAGGAGGCTGACCCAGCTGATGGACAGCCGGCTCGAGGGGCAGTACCATGCCAGGGGAGCCTTCCGCGCCGCTCAGCTCACCCTCAAGTGCCTGGCCGGTGAGCCCAAGAGCCGGCCGtccatgaaggaggtcgtcgaggcgctcgagcagatcgaggcgatgaagagcAAGTCCAAGTCGAGGGAGGCCAGGCGAGACAGCCCGTCGATGCCGCGTGGCCGGGGGAACTCGCCGAGGAGCGACGGCGCTAGGACCAACTCTAGGGGCAGATGA